A genomic region of Methanomicrobiales archaeon contains the following coding sequences:
- the brxL gene encoding protease Lon-related BREX system protein BrxL, protein MEELDDLDRKATLAFPGKVVRKDLVRKVKVGANVPVFVLEFLLGTYCSTDNPAAIEAGLNIVNTTLANNFVRPDESTKAQSYVRERGRHMIIDKVKVRYVSDQDKYWAELVNFGHNYVHIPERYIQKYDRLLMGGIWAEVLLNHRYDEEARGKKSPFWIEDLEPIQLATFDLEQYCEGRRMFSTDEWIDFLIRSMGLEPSYFDRRLKLLLLVRLIPFCEHNYNIVELGPRGTGKSYAYQEISPYGILLTGPTTVANLFYNMSTGKIGLVGLWDVVAFDEVADLQKMHKEIITMLKTYAESGTFARGKEALSAYASIALFGNINQPVEVMVRSSHLFAPMPEIIREDMAFIDRMHYYLPGWEIPKMRMDFFTDHYGFVVDYLAEALRDLRKHNYTDTVDKYFSMGSHLNARDVKAVRKTVSGLIKLIYPHGEFSKEELAELLDVAMEGRRRVKEQLKKMGSFEYSQTSFSYIDNNTREEFYVGVPEEGGRNLISTDPLAPGSVYTASVGEGGRVGLYRIEVSLSAGTGKLKMAGGIQGSMKESIQRAFSYLQGHKVEMGIASIFDTSDIHVEAIDLLSNRIPADVGIAFIIAVYSSIKKHQTLPGLLILGDLSIQGNIKPLPSLSEVLQMAMDNGARKALIPIENKRNFLDVSADIMERVDPVFYSDPMTAAMKGLGLT, encoded by the coding sequence ATGGAAGAACTGGATGATCTGGATCGCAAAGCAACGCTTGCATTCCCGGGAAAAGTGGTGCGCAAAGACCTGGTCCGCAAGGTGAAGGTCGGGGCGAACGTACCGGTGTTCGTCCTTGAATTCCTCCTCGGGACATACTGTTCGACCGATAATCCGGCGGCGATTGAAGCCGGATTGAACATTGTCAATACAACTCTCGCAAACAACTTCGTGCGACCAGATGAATCCACGAAAGCACAGTCGTATGTCCGCGAGCGCGGCCGGCACATGATCATAGACAAGGTTAAAGTCAGATACGTCTCCGATCAGGACAAATACTGGGCTGAACTGGTCAACTTCGGCCACAATTACGTGCATATCCCCGAACGCTACATCCAGAAGTATGATCGACTCCTTATGGGGGGGATCTGGGCCGAGGTTCTCCTCAACCACAGATACGACGAGGAGGCCCGGGGCAAGAAGAGCCCTTTCTGGATAGAAGATCTCGAGCCAATCCAGCTCGCCACCTTCGACCTGGAGCAGTACTGCGAAGGACGCAGGATGTTTAGCACCGACGAGTGGATCGATTTCCTCATTCGGAGTATGGGGCTAGAGCCCTCTTATTTCGACCGGCGTCTCAAACTCTTGCTCCTTGTCCGCCTGATCCCCTTCTGCGAGCACAACTACAACATAGTGGAACTAGGCCCACGGGGAACAGGGAAGTCTTATGCTTACCAGGAAATTTCCCCTTATGGCATCCTGCTGACCGGGCCAACCACCGTTGCCAACCTCTTCTATAACATGAGTACGGGAAAGATAGGGCTGGTCGGGCTCTGGGACGTCGTTGCGTTTGACGAGGTGGCCGATCTCCAGAAGATGCACAAGGAAATCATCACAATGCTCAAAACCTACGCCGAATCCGGCACCTTTGCCCGGGGCAAAGAAGCGCTCTCGGCTTATGCATCCATTGCACTCTTTGGGAACATAAATCAGCCGGTTGAGGTCATGGTTCGGTCTTCTCACCTATTCGCTCCAATGCCCGAGATCATTCGTGAAGATATGGCCTTCATCGATCGAATGCACTACTATCTGCCGGGTTGGGAAATCCCCAAAATGAGGATGGATTTCTTTACCGATCACTACGGATTCGTGGTCGACTATCTTGCAGAAGCCCTGCGGGATCTTAGAAAACACAACTACACAGATACAGTCGATAAATACTTCTCAATGGGATCGCACCTCAATGCTCGTGATGTGAAAGCGGTCCGTAAGACGGTATCCGGCCTCATCAAACTCATCTATCCCCATGGAGAGTTCTCCAAGGAAGAACTGGCGGAATTGCTCGATGTTGCTATGGAGGGCCGAAGAAGAGTCAAAGAACAGTTGAAAAAGATGGGTTCCTTCGAGTACTCTCAGACCTCGTTCTCCTACATCGACAACAATACACGTGAAGAATTCTATGTTGGCGTACCCGAAGAGGGCGGAAGAAACCTGATATCCACCGACCCGCTGGCCCCTGGATCGGTTTATACAGCATCTGTTGGCGAGGGGGGACGAGTGGGTCTTTATCGCATTGAAGTAAGTCTATCTGCAGGCACAGGGAAACTCAAAATGGCAGGGGGGATACAGGGGAGCATGAAAGAATCTATTCAGCGGGCTTTCTCATACCTTCAGGGCCATAAGGTGGAGATGGGAATCGCCAGCATTTTTGACACCTCTGACATCCACGTAGAGGCCATCGATCTTCTCTCCAATCGTATTCCTGCTGATGTTGGGATTGCTTTCATAATCGCAGTTTACTCCTCCATTAAAAAGCATCAAACATTGCCTGGATTACTCATTCTTGGCGATTTGAGCATCCAGGGGAACATAAAGCCTCTTCCAAGCCTTTCAGAGGTATTGCAAATGGCAATGGACAACGGGGCCAGAAAGGCACTTATCCCGATCGAGAATAAACGAAACTTCCTTGACGTTTCTGCGGATATTATGGAACGCGTCGATCCGGTATTCTACAGCGATCCCATGACGGCTGCTATGAAAGGGTTGGGTTTGACATAA
- a CDS encoding transposase, which produces MEEWVRAWLEEQRRKGEKCLEVKEIQGKPYVYRSTSSYDKTTRSPRKVSTYLGRLTKDHGLIAKGRRGQSIPIRPRSVREYGNAALMTEEFSEVLPMLREAFPACWPEIVALTFTRIAGYTPLSRIGDAWEKLDNILGISADCDPRTLARVLTAVGGDRTAQQAVFRQLASPAQQLVYDLSFIYSHSDTVNLAEFGYNAEGVWLPQVNIALFSATDTGLPVMIRALPGSVRDVATLVRSLDEIDTARMTLVLDRGFVSEKNEQILIEAKIPFVLPQRRNSTRYGTRIHLTDHFFYHKRLLHAGSREVDGLMLYLYEDADLAVEEQKTLYRLLEEGAIDRETLNQRLKRAGRVLILSSIIAHPQEIYQMYQSRNLVENHFAAFKSLIQADKLYLRDATAVFGHVFIGFLCLYLYCRILHRIKQAGLSAHLSPQGLLLKLSKVYSVVYGEEKRMTEVPKQVREIAEKLNLDIFPNM; this is translated from the coding sequence ATGGAAGAGTGGGTTCGGGCATGGCTGGAGGAGCAGCGGCGGAAGGGGGAAAAATGTCTGGAAGTCAAGGAGATCCAGGGTAAGCCCTATGTCTATCGGTCAACGAGCAGCTACGACAAGACGACCAGGTCCCCCAGGAAAGTCAGCACCTACCTGGGCAGACTCACAAAAGACCACGGGCTCATCGCCAAAGGAAGAAGAGGGCAGAGCATCCCGATACGTCCCCGCAGCGTTCGCGAATACGGGAATGCCGCCCTGATGACTGAGGAGTTCAGCGAGGTGCTCCCGATGCTTCGGGAAGCGTTCCCCGCCTGCTGGCCGGAGATCGTCGCCCTCACCTTCACCCGGATCGCCGGGTATACGCCCCTCTCCCGGATCGGGGATGCCTGGGAGAAACTCGACAATATCCTGGGCATCTCCGCGGACTGCGACCCCCGCACCCTCGCCCGGGTTCTCACCGCCGTCGGCGGCGACCGCACGGCCCAACAGGCCGTGTTTCGGCAGCTCGCCTCGCCAGCGCAGCAGCTCGTCTATGACCTCTCCTTCATCTACTCCCACTCCGATACGGTCAACCTCGCCGAGTTCGGCTACAACGCCGAGGGTGTCTGGTTGCCGCAGGTCAACATCGCGCTCTTCAGTGCAACGGATACCGGCCTTCCTGTGATGATCCGCGCCCTGCCGGGCTCGGTTCGGGACGTCGCCACCCTCGTTCGATCCCTTGACGAGATCGATACCGCCAGGATGACGCTCGTCCTCGACCGCGGCTTCGTTTCAGAGAAGAATGAACAGATCCTAATTGAGGCGAAGATCCCGTTCGTCCTCCCCCAGCGCCGCAACAGCACCCGGTATGGAACGCGAATCCATCTCACCGACCACTTCTTCTACCACAAACGGCTCCTGCATGCCGGCAGCCGTGAGGTGGATGGCTTGATGCTCTACCTCTACGAAGATGCCGATCTCGCAGTGGAAGAGCAGAAGACCCTCTACCGCCTGTTGGAGGAGGGAGCGATCGACCGGGAGACATTGAACCAGCGGCTGAAGCGTGCGGGCCGGGTCCTGATCCTCTCCTCGATCATAGCACATCCGCAGGAGATTTACCAGATGTATCAATCCCGGAATCTGGTCGAGAACCATTTCGCTGCATTCAAGAGCCTGATCCAGGCAGACAAACTCTACCTCCGGGATGCCACGGCCGTCTTCGGCCATGTCTTCATCGGGTTCCTCTGCCTCTACCTCTACTGCCGGATCCTGCATCGGATCAAACAGGCCGGGCTGTCGGCACACCTCTCACCGCAGGGATTGCTTCTGAAACTCTCCAAGGTGTATTCCGTGGTCTATGGGGAGGAGAAACGGATGACCGAGGTGCCAAAGCAGGTCCGAGAAATCGCCGAGAAACTCAACCTCGATATATTCCCTAATATGTGA
- a CDS encoding PglZ domain-containing protein, translating into MSEYIREMVVKQVKDNHLVVWFDPERIYGDISADLEIPGGTVARYRDSFFELRHDIAPLMTREEPPDLLIYVPLSEEETENALVAYTSAGIVLKPHQTPWQRNTRLAVIANQALKSIIDDPAELEEIVKKVDRNELTLSDLDALAEQVRARKSSHQKVLALIYRVETPQDITLSFLNRPELDEEFTRKNALDDLKAFLHTEYGAEIRGDTPETCRGELARYVLMSALIAGLDGYVPEALSRVPHARSAKDLQACAQLVYEWQMRRDLQKNYVTWARKIEQALGIGEDRRLELSQIEDIHTFQGIDQAVLSLVEQALLTQSTDDLEEIAWRREQGFWAEMVPTTKARWRLVATIAAFLNIGQAIETTMKGRNFTAGEIAAYYTDRYQPWYRLDTLYRYVEKYYATTEYESASPPKSVRDLYARVRQRYTQLGGEIASRFVKQLAQSRFDLPDYPRQTEIISRYVAPAMEQGKVAYILVDAFRYEMAQELLQVFSKNSVATLDAARATVPTITEVGMAALMMKGDVQPSLVSIGGGKLAIEVEGKVLKDRSSRLDYLKEHIGGEVLSLKLSDLLHPQKTVTDGIRNADLVLVTSQEIDEFAERAEPYLARRYMDDIFHTLQRSFRVLAEYGVSTIIVTADHGYLFGEEIDNPMKIPSPGGETVDLHRRVWVGKGGAANEAYCYFKASDLGLGGDLEIATPYGIGVFKVAGGGLAYFHGGLSPQEYIIPVLTIQSSPHEQQPSTGIQLTIELGGDSITTRVCMVKIEGKATQLVDLQPPKIRVEIWSEGNQISLPFGALYGYEQATGDVQLRMSEKDPLSIDPNTVTLLIPPEIQPGRSASVHLLDATTGVLLKKLENIPIHITF; encoded by the coding sequence GTGAGTGAATACATCAGGGAGATGGTTGTAAAACAGGTGAAGGACAACCATCTCGTGGTCTGGTTTGACCCGGAAAGAATTTACGGCGACATTTCAGCGGATCTTGAGATCCCCGGAGGCACGGTGGCGAGATACCGGGATTCGTTCTTTGAACTGCGTCACGATATCGCGCCGCTCATGACCCGGGAGGAACCACCGGATCTCCTCATCTACGTCCCGCTCTCCGAGGAAGAAACCGAAAACGCTCTCGTCGCCTACACCTCGGCAGGCATCGTGCTCAAACCGCACCAGACGCCCTGGCAGCGCAATACCCGACTCGCAGTCATCGCCAATCAGGCGCTCAAGAGCATCATCGACGATCCTGCAGAACTCGAGGAGATCGTGAAGAAGGTTGACCGGAACGAACTTACGCTCTCCGACCTCGATGCCCTTGCCGAACAGGTTCGAGCCCGGAAATCAAGCCACCAGAAGGTTCTCGCCCTCATCTATCGCGTTGAGACCCCCCAGGACATCACCCTCTCCTTCCTGAACCGCCCCGAACTGGATGAAGAATTCACCAGAAAAAACGCCCTAGACGACCTGAAGGCATTTCTCCATACCGAATACGGTGCCGAGATCCGCGGGGACACTCCAGAAACCTGCCGGGGAGAACTCGCACGCTATGTGCTCATGAGTGCATTGATAGCAGGCCTGGATGGTTACGTCCCCGAGGCACTCTCACGGGTTCCACATGCACGAAGTGCAAAGGATCTGCAGGCATGCGCACAACTCGTATATGAATGGCAGATGCGCCGCGATCTACAGAAGAACTACGTCACCTGGGCCCGGAAGATCGAGCAGGCGCTCGGCATAGGCGAAGATCGTCGTCTTGAACTCTCGCAAATCGAGGACATCCACACATTCCAGGGCATCGATCAAGCAGTCTTGAGTCTGGTCGAGCAGGCGCTTCTGACCCAATCGACAGACGATCTCGAGGAGATTGCCTGGAGGCGGGAACAGGGGTTCTGGGCCGAGATGGTGCCGACCACAAAAGCACGCTGGCGCCTGGTTGCAACCATTGCAGCGTTTCTCAACATCGGTCAGGCCATCGAAACCACGATGAAGGGGCGAAACTTCACAGCCGGAGAGATTGCAGCGTATTATACGGACAGATATCAGCCCTGGTACCGGCTGGATACGCTCTATCGCTACGTGGAGAAGTACTACGCAACCACCGAGTACGAATCAGCATCACCGCCAAAATCGGTGAGGGACCTTTATGCAAGAGTCCGGCAGCGCTATACGCAGCTTGGAGGAGAGATCGCCTCCAGATTCGTCAAGCAGCTCGCCCAATCACGATTCGACCTCCCGGACTACCCCCGCCAGACCGAAATTATCTCCAGGTACGTAGCACCTGCCATGGAACAGGGCAAGGTCGCGTACATCCTCGTGGATGCCTTCCGTTACGAAATGGCGCAGGAATTGCTGCAGGTGTTTTCGAAGAACAGCGTGGCAACACTTGATGCGGCACGTGCCACAGTTCCCACCATCACTGAAGTGGGGATGGCAGCTCTCATGATGAAAGGCGACGTACAGCCTTCACTCGTCTCGATCGGGGGCGGTAAACTTGCCATCGAAGTTGAAGGGAAGGTGCTCAAAGATCGCTCCTCAAGACTGGACTATCTCAAAGAGCATATAGGGGGCGAAGTGCTCTCCCTCAAACTCAGCGATCTCTTGCACCCCCAAAAGACGGTCACAGATGGCATCCGCAACGCCGACCTTGTCCTCGTAACCTCCCAGGAGATCGATGAATTCGCAGAGAGAGCCGAACCGTATCTGGCCCGGAGATACATGGACGACATCTTCCACACCCTGCAAAGATCATTCCGGGTCCTTGCCGAATATGGTGTATCCACGATCATCGTCACCGCAGATCACGGGTATCTGTTCGGAGAAGAGATCGATAACCCAATGAAGATCCCCTCTCCCGGTGGCGAGACCGTTGACCTGCACCGTAGAGTATGGGTTGGGAAAGGCGGCGCGGCAAATGAAGCCTATTGCTATTTCAAAGCATCAGACCTGGGGCTTGGCGGCGACCTGGAAATCGCCACCCCGTACGGAATCGGGGTCTTCAAGGTTGCCGGAGGCGGTCTTGCCTATTTCCATGGCGGCCTCTCGCCGCAGGAGTACATCATACCTGTGCTCACCATTCAATCATCGCCGCATGAACAGCAACCTTCCACCGGCATTCAATTGACCATCGAACTGGGAGGCGACAGCATCACCACGCGCGTCTGCATGGTAAAAATAGAAGGAAAGGCCACACAACTCGTTGATCTGCAACCACCAAAAATCCGTGTCGAGATCTGGAGCGAGGGCAATCAGATCTCCCTGCCGTTTGGCGCGCTCTATGGGTACGAACAGGCAACGGGAGATGTCCAGTTGAGGATGAGCGAAAAAGATCCACTGAGTATCGACCCGAACACGGTAACGCTTCTCATTCCTCCGGAAATACAACCAGGTAGATCCGCCTCCGTTCATCTCCTCGACGCAACGACCGGAGTACTGCTGAAGAAACTAGAGAACATCCCCATACACATCACGTTCTAG